The DNA window TGTCTACAAGGAAGGGCAACGTTGTCGCACTGGCAGATGTTTTAGACGCTGCAAAACGGTTAGCGGCTAAACAAATTTCCGAAAAAAATCCCGATTTAAAAAATGCTGATCAAGTAGCTGAAGAGGTTGGCGCTGGTGCAGTTGTTTTCAATGACTTGCAAAAAGATCGTCACCTAGCAATTGATTTTAATCTTGAAGAGATCGTCCAGTTCGAAGGCGATACAGGTCCTTACGTTCAATATACTCATGCCCGTGCGATGAGTATTTTAAGAAAATCCAAACAAACTGTTGATTCACAAACTGGTTTGATATTGGAGGATGATGAGGCTTGGATGATCGTTTCGAAACTGGCTAGTTATCCGGGAATCGTTCGTCGCGCCTGGCAGCTTCGTGAACCGAGCGTTGTTGCTAAATATCTGTTGCTTTTATCGCGTGATTTTAATTCCTATTATGCTCATACGAAAATTTTAGTTGACGATAGTGGCTTGAATTCGCGCTTGTATCTTGTGACTGCACTAAGCAAAATTTTGGAGGATGGTTTGAATTTGCTTGGTGTTCATGCACCTGATCAAATGTAATTTTGCAGAAAAAAAGTCAAAAACTGAAACTTTTGAATCAACGATTCCAACTAGTCCGCTGGGTAGTTTTGTTTGTCCTGTCGGTCTTTTTTGTTGGATCGATTTATTTGATTGCACAAGCTCAGATGGCTGATGTGGGTAAATTATCCGAGCAATTAGCCAAACCGACAGTTATTTATGATAAAAATGGTGCCCAAGCCGGTGAATTGGCCGATCAAAAAGGCAATCAAGTTAGTTTGACCAAGGTTTCAGCAAATTTGAAAAATGCAGTTTTGTCGACTGAAGATCGTAATTTTTATCATGAACATGGTTTTTCAATTAAAGGATATGCACGTGCAATTTGGCTTTTTTTAAGAAACAAATTAACAGGCCGCAACTATATTTCTGGTGGTGGCTCAACAATTACGGAACAATTAGCTAAAAATGCTTATTTGGGCCAGGAACAGACCATTTCTAGAAAATTTAAAGAATTGTATCTTGCGATTGAGATCGAAAAACACTATACAAAAGACCAAATTCTTTCAATGTATTTGAACTCTTCTTATTTTGGACACAATATTTATGGTGTTCAAGACGCTGCTGAAGGCTATTTTGGTGTATCCGCTGAAAATCTTTCAGTTTCGCAAGCAGCCTCGATCGCTGGTATGCTCGCAAATCCAACTTTATATGATCCGACGAGGTATTTACAATATGCAACCGCGCGGCGAGATACTGTTCTGCAGAATATGGTCGCAAATAAAAAACTGGCTCAGATTAATGCAACGAGTCTAGAAAAGTCGAAAATCGTTGCAAAAAATCCCAGCGTAAGCCACTCGACGAATTATCAGTATCCTTGGTTTTTTGATTCGGTTATTGACGAAGCAATTAGTAAATATCATTTGACTGAAACAGAAATCATGAACCGTGGTTATCAAATATATACAACGCTTGACCAGACTGACCAAAAAAATCTGCAAAATGACTACAATAATTCTTATCTTTTTCCAGTTGAAAATGATCAGTCTGCCTCAATCGCTTTGGACGCTAAAACGGGTGGTGTATTAGCGGTGATCGGCGGTCGTGGCAAACATATTTTTCGTGGATTCAATCGTGCCATTCAAGCCAGACGTTCACCGGGATCTTTAATAAAACCCTTAGTTGTTTATGCACCGGCGCTCAGCCGCGGGTATAGTTCGACAAGTATGTTTCCAAATTCACCAATCACTTTCTCTGGAAATTATCGTCCCAGCAACGCTTTAGGTTTTCAGTCAACTAGTGTTAGTATGGCGACGGCCATCACAGATTCATACAATGTGCCAGCTGTTTATCTGCTAAACAAAATTGGCGTTAAAACCGGTTATGAATATGCTAAAAAGTTTGGTTTGCCAGTAACAAAGTCTGATGAAAATCTTTCGTTAGCCTTGGGTGGTATGAAAAGCGGTGTTTCCCCGCAAGAAATGGCGCAAGCCTATACTACTTTTGCTAACAGCGGTAAGATGTCGACGGCCCACTATATTACAAAAATCGTTGATGCAACTGGACATGTGGTCGTTAGTCGACCAAATATATCTCAAAAACAGGTTATTTCCAAAACAGTTGCAACACAAATGACGAACATGATGTTTGGTGTTTATGAGGATGGTACTGGTGCCGCCGCGGCACCTTATGGATATAAAGTGGCTGGCAAGACCGGCACGACAGAAGATGTGGATAATCCTGGTATTCTCTATGCCTCTAAAGACTTGTGGGCTGCTGCCTATACTCCGGATTTAGTTGTTGTTTCTTGGCAGGGTTATGATGTTTCAACATCTGGGAAAACACTGCCAACATACATTAGCCAGTCGCTTGGACCGCTATTTAAAATTCAGGCAGAACAGCTGATTGCTAATTCTGCTCAAAGCTCATTTAGCAGCAGCACTTCTGCAGCTTCTGCAACGAGTTGGCTTCATAAATGGCAGCAATTTTTTACAGGCATTGGTCAAAGTGGACAAAAAATCGGTCAGCAGTTATCTGGAGCTGGTCAAAAAATTTCTGATAGTTGGGATAATTTTTCGAAATTTATTCAAGACCATTTAAATCAGTAATTCAATGGATCCTTTGATAAGATTAAAAAGATAGGAGAAAACATGACAACATTATTTGATCAAGCAAAACTAATGGCTCGCGAGCTACAAGATAGTGACGAATATAAACAACTGACGGCTGCTTTGGCAAAAGTGAAAGCCGATCAGGCATCAAATGAGGCCTTTAGCGAATTTCAAAAAGCGCAACGCGAGATTCAAGAACTACAATCCAAAGGACAAGAGCCAAATCCAGATCAAATTTCGCGTTGGCAGACAACCGCTAAACAAGCGCAGCAGTTGGAACCGATCAAAGCGCTGAGTGTGATCGAACAAAATTTAAATAGCACGCTTAGCGAAGTCAATGAGATCATTACAGCGCCATTAAACGAGCTGTATTTACAAAAGTAAAAGAAAAACCTGTTTTGCCAGGTCTTTCACAATCGAGGAAAAATGAAATTTATTCACGCAGCAGATATTCATTTGGGAAACGCGATCAATGGTATCGACCGTAAAATTAATTTACCAGTTGAAATTAAAAAACAAATTAGTTTAGCGACTTTTGATGCCTTTGCTAATGTTATTAAACTTGCTATTGATCGACATGTTGATTTTATTTTGTTTCCCGGAGATCTTTTTGATTCAAGCCAGCAAAGCGCTTATCTCTATAATTTTTTGAATTTGCAGTTCCAAAAATTGAAAGATGCTGGTATTGAGGCATTCATTTCTTTTGGCAATCATGATTTTCAATCTGATGCCGAAAAGGATTTATTGTGGCCTGATAACATTCATGTTTTTCCTAAGGGCGAAGCTAAAGTTTTTTATCATGAATCTTGGGATGGCAAACGTATTGCCATTACTGGAACTAGCTTTGCTGTACGCAATCCACGTGAAAGTTTAGTGAAACTTTATCCGAATCGCGATCAGTCGGTAAAATATGAGATCGGCATGTATCATGGCAATCTTGGCGACACGAAAGGGAATGGCTATGCGCCTTTTTCTGTCCCTGAATTACAGGCTTTGAATTATGATTATTGGGCTTTAGGCCATATTCACGTTCGCCAGCTTTTGTCTAAGGACCCCGCCATTGTCTACTCAGGGGATCCGCAAGGACTTGATTTAACTGAAACGGGTGAAAAGGGTATTTATCTTATTTCCGATGAAAATCAAGAGCGGGGTCTCAGTGCAGAATTTCTTCCTACCAGCAGTTTTATTTTTGATCACTTATCGTTGTCAATTGAAGACTCAGCAGAAGTATCTAAAATTTTCGAGTTGATTATTGATTATTTAAAGCAGAGAAACAGTCAGAAGCTAACACTTAATACATTAGAAATTAAGTTTTCGCTGCCGATCTCGCAAAAAATCCGCGAACAATTGTCTGATGCCAGTTTTTTGGATCTGATCAACGCAAAAACAGCTGCTGCTAAACAATTGCTGATCAGAATTAATCTGATCACGGATGAGAAAAAGTCTAGTTTTAGCCAGTTGGATGAACGCTATTGGCAGTTAGCTAAAGAAGAAGTTTTCAAAAGCGATACTTTTAATCAGGCACTGGGCAAAAACTTCCGTTCGAACGAACAATTCGTCATCAAGCATTTTACCAATTCAGATGTGCAAGCACAGATCATGAAAAAAGCGGAAGAATTGATTTCAGAAAGGATAAATTGATGGAAATTAAGAAAATCCACATTACGGGTTTTGGCAAGTTTTCAAATTTTGACCTTGATTTGCAAAACGATCTTCAAGTGATCTATGGCCAAAACGAGACCGGCAAGTCCACTCTGCGTCAGTTTATTACGGGCATTCTTTTTGGATTTGCTCAAAACAAAAAACAAAGCAATAATTTGTATGAACCGCATGATGGCTCACAATACGGCGGCAGCCTAGTTCTAGAAAAAGATGGTCATCTTTGGACGATTTCGCGTACGGGCCGGACTCAATCTGAATTAGCAATTAATGATGAGCAGGCGCAGCAGGTTGCCAATCCGGAAGTCTTTTTGAATCAATTATTAGCACCGTTTACGCAAGATAGTTTCGAAAATATTTTTTCATTTGATCAAGAACAGTTGAATGAAATCCGTAGTTTATCAGGTAAAGAACTTTCTGATCGTTTATTGCGTTTTTCGGCAGTTGATGCTGATCACTGGCAGTCTTTAAGCAAAAACTTAGACAAAAATGCCAGCGATATGTTTGGACTGACGAAAACTGCCAAACGGCCAATTAACCAATTAATCGCTGAGCATGAACAGCTTGCCCATGAATTAACTGTCATGGGTAGTGAATTAGCTCATTATCGTCATAATATGGATCAGCGGACACAGGCACTCAAACAGATCAATGACTTGAAAAATCAGCTAAATGATTTGGACAGTCGGATTCAGTCTTTTACTAAGTTAGTTGAGCTTGCAGGACTTTTCAATCAAAAAAAAGAGTTATTGCAGCCGCTCATAAATGGCCAATTTTCTAAACAGCAGATTGCTGTTTTAACGGATGATTTAGAACAAAGGGTTGAAAAACTGCAGAGTCAGATCAAGGGTGTTTACCTAGAAAAAGCCGAAGATAAATCAACGGTCATCGCCGAAAATCCTTTGCTGACGATCTACAAAAATAATCGAACACAGCTTGATCTGTTGGAGAAGTCAATTCCTAGCCTAATTGCCGAGAATAATCTTTTCGATCAAACGGATAACCAGGTCAAAAATTTATCCGACCGCTTGAATCACCTCAATAAAAGCTTAAAAGATAAATTCGGTGGTCAGATCCCTAAAGTGCTGCCGCAGAATGCGAATATCCATGCGCGCAGATCAATTACGACCTTTTTTGTGATCGGTGTCATTTTGGCTTTGGCTGGTATTGCGGGTATTGCAAAAGGATTTTTAACACCAGAATTTCCATATCCTTTCTGGTTTTGCGGCGCCGGTGCGCTTATTTTGGGTTTGCTACTGGCCTTTTTCGAACATCCAAGAAAAGGATCATCTAATTTAGACAAATATCAATATCCAGCCGGTATCAGTCTGACAACGGTCCTTGATTCACAAAATGATTTATATGAATATGAACAAAAAATTCAACAATTCAATGAATTAGAAAAACAAAAACAATCTCATGTTTCAAAAATAAATTCAATTCTGCAATTAGCAAGTTCTTTAAAAAAATATTTGCCATCTTCGAACCAAGCCCACGATGCTTTTATTGATCAGATCCAAGTGCTTTTGAACGAAATAAAAGATGAAAGACAATCAGCTGTGCTTTCACAGGAACAAAGAAAATTGTCAGACAATAATCGTCAGCAGCAGATGAATCATCTTAATCAGTTAAAAGCTGATCAACAACAGATTTTCAATCTTTTAGCTGTTGCGGATTACAAAAATTTTCAGGCATTGCAAGCTGAAAAAATGGCTAGTAAACAGCGCGAAAACAAACTTGATAATATTAAGCAGCTTTTGACCCCCGCTCAAGAAGCACAAATTCAGCAGCTGGGCGGCATTGCTGCTATTTCCAGCAAAATACAACAACTGCAATCTCAAAAGGAAGATATAAATCAAACTATCGAAGACCATAATCAGCTGCTGCTGACTATCAATGCTGCCTTACTAAATGATAGTACGGATACAGACTATCAGAATAAATTACAGCAAAAATCCGATCTTGAGACTGAGATCAACAACAGTTTGACTGATTATTTTGCTAATAAACTGGCTGCCAGTTGGATCAATGAGAGTCTCTATCAGATCAGCTATGAACGTATGCCAATGATCAAGACGAAGGCTGAGAAGTACTTTACCCAATTAACCGCTAATAAGTATCGGCAAATTATTTTTGATGATCGTTCGCTGTCGGTCGTTGATGATCTGGGTGAACATTATTACAGCTATGAACTTTCAAAGGGCAGTTCTGAACAGCTTTATGTTGCTCTAAGATTGGCTTTTGCTGAATCAGTCGCTAGTGAAAATCCACTGCCGTTTTTAATTGATGATAGTTTTGTTAATTTTGATGCTAAACGCAAAAATGTGATGGACCAGCTGCTAAATCATTTGGCTACTGACTATCAAGTTATTTATTTCACGGCTAATCAGGACCAAAATTTCTCTGAAAGGAATATCATTAACTTAGGAGAAGCTTGAGATGCTTAGCGATCATAAAAAAGGCGAAACATATAGCATTTATCTTTTAATTAAAGCTGCTGAAAAAAGGACAACCAGCAAGGGTTCGCCTTATATTCGTTTGACCCTAACTGATCGTTCGGGAGAAATCCAAGCTAATCTTTGGGATGCAAGTGATCAAGATGTCGAAAAGTATATTGCCGGCAGAGTTGCTTATTTAACCGTTCTCCAAGATGAGTATCAGTCGAAGGCGCAATTGAAGATTCAGGAAATCCGCTTAGCTAATGACAGTGAACCAGGTGATCCGTCACTTTATGAGATTAGTTCTCCGATTTCCAAAAAAGACTTGCAATCACAAGTCAGCGATCTTTTGTTTCAGATTACAAACCCTACTTGGAATCGAATTGTCCGCAATGTTTTAAATAAATATGCTGATAAATATTATGATTATCCAGCGGCTGAAAAATTGCATCATGCTTATCGCGGCGGCTTGGCTTTTCATTCTCTTTCTATTGCGAAATTAGCGATCAAAGTGGCAGAGCTGTACCCTCAGATCAATCTTTCTCTGCTGTTGTCTGGGGCTCTGCTGCACGATATTGGCAAAACAGTTGAATTGTCTGGACCGGTTGGCACTGAATATACAAATGAAGGACAGCTATTAGGCCATATTGTGATCGGCGATGAGATTCTTGTTGAATCAGCTGAAGAATTAGGTTTTGATTTGCATTCCGAAGATATGCTGCTGCTAAGGCACCTTATCATTAGCCACCATAATAAGCTTGAGTTTGGTTCGCCGATCCCTCCTCGAGAACTTGAGGCGTATGTACTGTCCAAATTGGATGATCTCGATGCTCATATTCAGATGATCACGGCTGCTTTAAATAAGACTGAGAGGGGCCATTTTTCTGAAAAAATCTTTGGTGCAGATAATCAGCCCTACTATCGTTCGAACGCTGATTTACCGCAAAACCACGACTAAAGTCTTGATTGCAGACAAATTGACTCGCGTATTGCTACAATAAAACTCAATGAGAGGGATTTATAAACCAACTTATCGTGTCAAACGTGTTTGGGGAATCAGTGCACAGGCACTGAAGGATCGCGGAATCACAACTGTTTTAGCAGATTTAGATAATACCTTGGTTGCTTGGAACAGGCCAGAAGGCGATAAGGATTTTTTTGTTTGGCATGAAAAATTATTAGATGCCAAAATTAATTTGATCGTCGTGTCGAATAATTCAACTAAGAGAGTGAAAAGAGCAGTTAAAGCACTCGGGGTTCCGTTTGAATCTTGGGCATTTAAACCTTTTCCACGCGGTATTAAGAAAACTTTACGGGATTTCGATTTGTCTAAGGATGAGGTCATCATGATCGGTGACCAAATTATGACTGATGTAGCTGCATCAAACCTGGCTGGCATTCGTAGTGTTTTAGTTCGGCCATTAACAGTTACGGATAGCCTGCCCACACGAATTAACCGGACTTTTGCTAAACTGATTACGAAAAATAATAAAGGAAAATGGGAGGATGATCTAGTTGACCCTAAATGATGATCAAGTCGCACAATTATTAAATGAGGGGATCACTTGTATTGGCTGCGGCGCACAATTTCAATCCGAAAAAGCAGGTGTTCCTGGATATTTAAATCAAAGTAAATTACATAATTATTTGGCATCATTGAATTCAATTGATGATCCGATCGAACTGTTGTGTGAACGTTGTTTCAAATTAAAGAATTATAATCAAATTGAGCCGGTAGCTTTTGATTCGGCCCACTTTCAGCAGATACTTTCTTCGATTGCGACAAAAAAAGCACTAGTACTTTACATAGTTGACCTGTTTGATGTTGCTGGTTCAATGATTGATGGTTTATCCCGTTTTATTGGTCAAAATCCTGTTGTCCTGATTGGAAATAAATTGGATGTACTTCCTAAATCAGTCAAAAAAAATAAACTGGCCAATTGGTTGAGAAAACAAGCAAAAGATCAGGGTGTTAAAGCTGTCAAAAGTGTTATTTTATCAGCTGATAAGGGCGATGCTGGACAAATTTTATTGGATGAAATTGCTGATTATGTTGATGACTATCCAGAAATTTTCGTGGTCGGCGTGACGAACGTTGGCAAATCAACTTTGATTAACCAAATCATCAAACAAGTATCTGGTAATGGGTCTGTGATCACGACATCCCGTTTTCCAGGAACGACTTTGGACAAAATAGAAATCCCTTTGACTGAGACGAGCAAAATTATTGACACCCCTGGTATTATTCACGCTTCGCAAATGACTCATTTTGTTGATTCCAAAGACTTTAAATATTTGTTACCGAATAAAGAAGTAAAAGCGAGAACTTTTCAGCTTATTTCTGGCCAATCAATTTTTCTTGGCGGCCTAGGCTGGATTGATTTTTTGAACAAACAAAAAATTTCTTTCACGGCCTATTTTGACAATAAATTAGACCTTCATCGAACTAAGTCGGAAAAAGCAGCTGTTTTTTTCAAGACACAGGCTGGCAAGATTATGCAGCCAGTTGTTTTACCCGGCAACGAGGAAATGCAATCAAAAGAAATCAAATTGTCGGCTGGACAAGATTTAGCAATTTCTGGACTTGGTTGGTTTACTTTCCATGATCCGGTCGTTATTTGCTTTCATTTCCAGAAAGGTTTGGCAATTTCTGTTCGGCAGGCAGAAATTTAGATAGAATAAGAACAATGGAAATATTATCAGGTAAACAAAAAAGATATTTACGTGCTCAAGGCAATCAATTACCAGCGATTTTTAGTATCGGCAAAAACGGCCTAACTAAGATCTGGCTGGGACAAGTGCTAGACGCCTTAAGAGTTCACGAATTAATCAAAGTCAGTCTGCAGCAGAGCAGCGGTGCAGATACGGATTCAGCCATAAACTTTATTCAGAAGAATTCACAAATTACGGTCGTACAGAAAATCGGTCACACACTGCTTTTATATTTACCAACGGCTAATCCCGATTATCAAAAAATTTCGATTGAGGTAAATGAACTTGCTAACTAGTTTTTCGTCATTGACAACATTTGTCGAGCCAAAAGCTGTATTAGCCAGTCGGAAAGAGAAACACCGAATCGGTATTTTTGGTGGTACTTTTAATCCGATTCACAATGGCCAATTGATCGCAGCGGAACAAGTTTGCAATCAATTAGGTTTGGATAAAATTTATTTTATGCCAGATGCTGTTCCCTTCGGCGGTACCCACGAAAATGCCGTAGAACCTTCAGAACGGGCGGAGATGATTCGTCTAGCAATTCGCGGTAATTCTAAGTTAGATATTGAATTAACACCGATTCATGATGGTGGTCAACAGTCGACTTATCACGTATTAAAGAAGATCGTTTCTGAGCACCCGGAAAACGATTATTATCTGATCCTAGGTGCTCACCTGGTGCGCCAGGTCGCAGCTTGGGATAACGCTGTTTCTTTAACTAAATTAGTTCATTTGGTTGCGATAGAAGAGCCTGGAGTTGCCCACGCATCTGATTTTGATGCGATTTGGGTCCATGTCAACTGGTTGAGTATTTCATCGTCTGATATTCGTTCTCATTTAAGGACACATCAATCGGTGCGATATTTAATTCCCGATGTCGTTGCTGCATATATTGCTGAATATGGTTTATACCAAGGGAGGTTTTTATAATGTCTTATCCAAAATATGATCATTTGTATCCAGAAGTTAAATCGGCTTTGTCGCGTGAACGTTTCGAACACGTCGTTCGCACCGGCGAATACGCTGTTCATTTGGCTGAGCTAAATCATTATGATCCAGATAAAGCGCAGGTTGCTGGTTTGATTCACGATTATGCCAAAGAACGTTCAACAGCTGAGTTTCTAGCGGAGATCGATAAAAAAGGCTTGGACCCGGATTTAAAAAATTGGGACATATCAATTTGGCATGGCATTGTAGGTGCTGAATTCGCGCATGATGAACTGGGAATTGATGATGAAGAAATTTTAAATGCGATGCGTCGCCATACGACTGCTGATGTTGATATGACGACTTTGGACAAGATCGTTTTTATGGCTGATTTTCTGGAACTAGGTCGGAATTTTTCCGATACGGATGTTGCCCGGGATGTGACTGACCAATCTTTAGATGCTGGTGTTGCTTGGCAGCTTGAATTTTCTGTAACTCGTCTGGTTCGAAATCATCGCGCGATTTATCCTAAAACAATTTACGCATATAATCACTGGGTCGGAGGAAAATGAATGGACAGTAAAGAACTATTAGAAAGAATTGTCAAAGCAGCCGATAGCAAAAAGGCCGAACAACTGGTTGCTTTGGATATTCAAGAATTATCGATTATTTCTGACTATTTTTTAATTGCTAGTGCTGATACGGGTCGCCAAGTACAGGCGATCGGCAATGAAATTATCGATGAATTAAACCGCCAGGGCGTTGCACCGCTTCGAGTTGAAGGATTAGCTGAGGCTGATTGGGTATTGCTTGATTATGGTGATGTTGTTGTTCATCTTTTTAAAACCGAATCGCGAAGTTATTACAAACTTGAACATTTATGGCATGAAGCGAAAACGGTTGATGTTTCCAAGTGGGTCACGGTGGAATTGTAATTAATGGATTCTAATTATTCGATGTTTGCAAAATTGTATGATAGACTTTTCGACCTCGACCTTTATCGAGATTGGGATCATTTCGTGCAGGCAAATGTTGATTCTCGTGCATCAAAACGAGTATTGGACCTGGCTGGCGGTTCTGGCCGTTTGGCTGTGCTGCTCGCTAAACAAGGCTACCAGACAACTTTGTTAGACTTATCATCGGAAATGCTGAGTTTGGCTAATCAGCATGCTGAAGAGAATCACGTTAGGCTGGATTTGATTCAAGCGGACATGACGGATGATTGGCCCTTGGTAGATTCTTTTCCATTGATCACAAGCTTTGCAGATTCGCTGAATTATTTACCGGATCTGCAGACGTTGCAGCAGACATTAATACAGGTTTTTCATCATTTGAAAAAAGGTGGAAAATTCTTATTCGATGTGATCACACCCTATCAGGTCAAAGTCGGCTACGACAATTATATGTATAACAATGATGATGATCCGACACACATTTTTATGTGGACCAGTTTCCCTGGCGATGATGTGAATTCAGTTGATCATGATTTAAAGTTTTTTGTCTATGATGACCAATTAGATGCTTTTAAATTAGTCAGAGAAATTCATCACGAACAGACATATCCGATCAAGAAATACATAGCTATTTTAGAAAAAATAGGTTTTACGAATATTAAAGTCACAGCTGATTTCGGCAGGTCCCCAGTTAGCGATCAAACAACAAGAGCCTTTTTTTCGGTGGAAAAAGCATGAAAGCAGTCGGGCTCATAACTGAGTACAATCCCTTGCATAATGGTCATCTTTATCATTTGAAGCAGGCAGAAAAATCTACTGAGGCCGATATTGCTATTGTTATCATGTCGGGCAACTGGGTACAACGAGGTTTACCGGCGATTGCAGATAAATGGCAACGTGCACAAGCAGCTATAGACGCTGGCGCTGATTTGGTCTTTGAATTACCATTTTATTATGCTGCGCAGGCTGGCGATATTTTCGCTGATGGCGCTGTCAGACTGTTAGCGGATTTGCAAGCAGCTTCAATTGTCTGTGGATCTGAACATGCGGATACGGACTTTATTGATTTAGCTAAGCAGGCACCGGCAACCGATGGTGATATGACTTTTGATGTTAAAAATCAAACTTATGCCAGTAATTTTGCAGCAGCTTTGCAAGCGAAAACCGGCTTTCAGTTAGAAAATGCCAACGATATTTTGGCTTTCAGCTATGCGAAAGCAATTTTGAAACAGAAACTCCAAGGTCGTTTGCAGCTTTTGACGATCCCGCGTGTAGCAGCTGGTTACCATGATGACGTGTTGAATAATGGTAGAATTGCATCTGCGACCGCAATTCGCAAAGCTTTGGCAGATGAACAAGATATTAGTGCTTTTACGCCAATGAAAAATTTGAAATACACTGATTATGAAGAAAAGTTATTCGAACTTTTAAAATATCGTTTATCAACTGATGGACTAGGGCAGATACGCTCAGTTTACCAGGTAAATGAGGGCATGGAGTTTTTGATAAAGCAGGCTATTGAAAAAAATCCACTTAATTTTGCTGAATTTATTGCAATGATTAAGTCAAAACGTTATACTTTTGCCCGTCTGCATCGGGTGCTGGTCTACATATTATTGAATATCAAGGTTGATCAGATGAATTTGGCGATGCAGAATCCATATCATCGATTATTAGCTTTTACACAGGCTGGACGTGCTTACTTGCATGAGAAAAAAAAGCAGTTTCAATTGCCGATCATTAGTCATGTGGATCAGAAAATAGCGAATAAGAGTTTGAATATTGATTATAAAGCCGGTCTGGTTTATGACCAAATTATGGGCATTAAAGATGCACAGGATATTAAAAGGACGCCGATTCAAGCATGAAGTATTTAGTTCAACAATTACAAAAATATCAGCAGCAGCCGCTTGTTGTTGACGAACAGCTTGATCTTTCAGCGGCAGCGAAAGAAAATTTTTCTGATCGTTTGTTGGATTTAAAGGCCATTCATGCTACTGGCGAAATTAGTTATGAAAAAGGTGATCAGATCAAAGTTGATCTGTTACTGGTCGGGACAGCTGTTTTGCCATCGGCACGGAGTGCTAAAGCCGTCGATTATCCTTTTAAAGTTCAAATGAATGAGCTCTATGTTCAAGATGAGGCTTCGTTAAAAGCATTTGATCAGACTGAGCAAGTATTTTTGATTGAGAAAAATCAATTAGATTTAGATGCCGCGATCCTTGAAAACATCATTACGAATTTACCAATGACTGTTTATGCTGCTGACGAGTCAGCCGAACAGCCTTTATCAGGCGGTGGTTGGCAGTTGATCAGCGAAGAAGATTATGTAGAACCAGAGAGTCATACAGCACAGCAAGAGAATCAAAGTTTGGGAGATTTTTTCCCGGATAATTCAGATAATAACAAAGATAGGTAGAATAGTAGTTTATGAGTAAAGAAAAAGTTGGTGTATGGCAATCAATACGGCGATTGATTATCGTGGCCTTGATTGCATTAGAAATCTTATTAATGACAGGCGGGTATACAAAGACAGGTCGGACTTGGCTTTGGATCAGCAAATATATGGTTGATTTTATGCAATGGAT is part of the Oenococcus sicerae genome and encodes:
- a CDS encoding ATP-binding protein, giving the protein MEIKKIHITGFGKFSNFDLDLQNDLQVIYGQNETGKSTLRQFITGILFGFAQNKKQSNNLYEPHDGSQYGGSLVLEKDGHLWTISRTGRTQSELAINDEQAQQVANPEVFLNQLLAPFTQDSFENIFSFDQEQLNEIRSLSGKELSDRLLRFSAVDADHWQSLSKNLDKNASDMFGLTKTAKRPINQLIAEHEQLAHELTVMGSELAHYRHNMDQRTQALKQINDLKNQLNDLDSRIQSFTKLVELAGLFNQKKELLQPLINGQFSKQQIAVLTDDLEQRVEKLQSQIKGVYLEKAEDKSTVIAENPLLTIYKNNRTQLDLLEKSIPSLIAENNLFDQTDNQVKNLSDRLNHLNKSLKDKFGGQIPKVLPQNANIHARRSITTFFVIGVILALAGIAGIAKGFLTPEFPYPFWFCGAGALILGLLLAFFEHPRKGSSNLDKYQYPAGISLTTVLDSQNDLYEYEQKIQQFNELEKQKQSHVSKINSILQLASSLKKYLPSSNQAHDAFIDQIQVLLNEIKDERQSAVLSQEQRKLSDNNRQQQMNHLNQLKADQQQIFNLLAVADYKNFQALQAEKMASKQRENKLDNIKQLLTPAQEAQIQQLGGIAAISSKIQQLQSQKEDINQTIEDHNQLLLTINAALLNDSTDTDYQNKLQQKSDLETEINNSLTDYFANKLAASWINESLYQISYERMPMIKTKAEKYFTQLTANKYRQIIFDDRSLSVVDDLGEHYYSYELSKGSSEQLYVALRLAFAESVASENPLPFLIDDSFVNFDAKRKNVMDQLLNHLATDYQVIYFTANQDQNFSERNIINLGEA
- a CDS encoding YlbF family regulator — encoded protein: MTTLFDQAKLMARELQDSDEYKQLTAALAKVKADQASNEAFSEFQKAQREIQELQSKGQEPNPDQISRWQTTAKQAQQLEPIKALSVIEQNLNSTLSEVNEIITAPLNELYLQK
- a CDS encoding metallophosphoesterase family protein — encoded protein: MKFIHAADIHLGNAINGIDRKINLPVEIKKQISLATFDAFANVIKLAIDRHVDFILFPGDLFDSSQQSAYLYNFLNLQFQKLKDAGIEAFISFGNHDFQSDAEKDLLWPDNIHVFPKGEAKVFYHESWDGKRIAITGTSFAVRNPRESLVKLYPNRDQSVKYEIGMYHGNLGDTKGNGYAPFSVPELQALNYDYWALGHIHVRQLLSKDPAIVYSGDPQGLDLTETGEKGIYLISDENQERGLSAEFLPTSSFIFDHLSLSIEDSAEVSKIFELIIDYLKQRNSQKLTLNTLEIKFSLPISQKIREQLSDASFLDLINAKTAAAKQLLIRINLITDEKKSSFSQLDERYWQLAKEEVFKSDTFNQALGKNFRSNEQFVIKHFTNSDVQAQIMKKAEELISERIN
- a CDS encoding transglycosylase domain-containing protein; protein product: MQKKSQKLKLLNQRFQLVRWVVLFVLSVFFVGSIYLIAQAQMADVGKLSEQLAKPTVIYDKNGAQAGELADQKGNQVSLTKVSANLKNAVLSTEDRNFYHEHGFSIKGYARAIWLFLRNKLTGRNYISGGGSTITEQLAKNAYLGQEQTISRKFKELYLAIEIEKHYTKDQILSMYLNSSYFGHNIYGVQDAAEGYFGVSAENLSVSQAASIAGMLANPTLYDPTRYLQYATARRDTVLQNMVANKKLAQINATSLEKSKIVAKNPSVSHSTNYQYPWFFDSVIDEAISKYHLTETEIMNRGYQIYTTLDQTDQKNLQNDYNNSYLFPVENDQSASIALDAKTGGVLAVIGGRGKHIFRGFNRAIQARRSPGSLIKPLVVYAPALSRGYSSTSMFPNSPITFSGNYRPSNALGFQSTSVSMATAITDSYNVPAVYLLNKIGVKTGYEYAKKFGLPVTKSDENLSLALGGMKSGVSPQEMAQAYTTFANSGKMSTAHYITKIVDATGHVVVSRPNISQKQVISKTVATQMTNMMFGVYEDGTGAAAAPYGYKVAGKTGTTEDVDNPGILYASKDLWAAAYTPDLVVVSWQGYDVSTSGKTLPTYISQSLGPLFKIQAEQLIANSAQSSFSSSTSAASATSWLHKWQQFFTGIGQSGQKIGQQLSGAGQKISDSWDNFSKFIQDHLNQ